The following DNA comes from Xiphias gladius isolate SHS-SW01 ecotype Sanya breed wild chromosome 10, ASM1685928v1, whole genome shotgun sequence.
AGTTGCTCAGGTACATTGATAGTACCTTCATGTGTGTTATCAGTTTGTTCAAGTGTCCTTGCCTGAGCTGTAAGAAGCTTCTTCTtcttaattaattatatttatccAATGATATGGCTGTGTGGTGTGGGGACAAGCCTTAGATCTCCTTAGAGAGTAGAACAGCAGTGTTTAGTCAGAAGTAAACCAGCTGCACAGACACTGTAGCTTCTGTTCTCTCATTACCAAcctccaagaaaaaaaaagatccatttCAGGGAGAGGTTTTTAAATGGGCTACACTGTAACTGAAATATTAACCATAAAATATTCATTGGGTTAATAACATCCTTTGTTGACTACTGTCTTTCACTACAGTAGTCAACTAAGGATATGATTCatgctttttatgtttaaaaaaaaaaaaggccaatatatgcaaaacttttttttaacttaaactcTTAATGAAtctgtatatacatatttatattttctgcgtgttaataaaacctttaaacattcaaaatgttgatgttttatcGCTTTTATCACCACTCATAAAGtaacaaaatactttttcacacttttcctctgtgttaCGAAATCCCATCCCTCTTATCTAATGTAAGTCTTCTCTCGTCCAATCTTATTTGTTGAGTTTTGAATAAGTTTTGAGTCTGCCAGTCAAACCGCCCATCTGTGCATCTTGTTTCAACATGAAACatcaataatgtttttaattcaccTTCAGCATCATAACAATGGGATATATATTACAATTCAAGGCAAAGGAGGCTGTGGGCATGTTCTGCATATCTGCAGTTCATATTTAACTTTAGAAAAACAGTCCCAACATAATTTTCTATTGTATGAAATTATAATCTACTAATGGTAAAGATCAAATTTTGAGACACTTTTCTTTAAATGGGTAAAATTATGCAACAAGAAATTACCTCCATTCACTAATGAAGACTGATATGTTGTTGAAAGATAGTGAGAAGACCTTGagttgaaattattttgtcacTCATACTGATCCAgatgtcaagaatgaacttccaTGCTTTTGAAATGACTTGTGGTTGTTAGTGTCAGTTTAACCTGTAGCTGAATTTTCAAAGAATTCATGTTCAGACTGCAACCACAATGTTTAATGAGacccaaataaaataaaatgtaataattaagGAGACAATTATTAACCATACATGAACCATAGCATGTAGTTTTGTACAAGGAGCTTTGTTTAACCAAGTCTTCCTATACAGTTACCTATTTCTTAACCTTTCACCTGCGTCTGCTAGGAACAACTTTTTCTGCAAAGAGTCAAATTTTAAGTTATACCtgcaataattgattttttctgtttttttggccacttagtGGAAGTAAAAACAAGCTATGAACAATGCATAGACATAATGTACCTTTTAAGTTGGTATGGCAAACTGCCTATTTACATATATAGCATTAGGTCTAATCTTCAGTCCCCTAGCAATGTTGTTGGTCTTCACCAGCTTCAGGGAAATGTGGCTCTTAAGCTGCCAAATGGTCCACTATCATCTCTAGCtacttgtctgtctgctgtttggtgctgagcagatagtgtagtGGGTTCATAGAGCTTTTTTTTGCTGGATACTGTTGATGCCTGCTGTGGCCAGGAATAAGCTATGAAAGCGctgagagtgaatcaaaacagttgaGTTGCgtgacagaaaaccaaaacaatgagctgaaggaCACTAAAGAACTTTGttgagctgaggggaactgtagagtagcagaagcagagataattctctgttgttttgtcagTGTGAGCTCCAACTTTCACATTCAAGCCTCTGTTAATGCAAAAGTACTGATCATACCCACTTTAAGTTAAATTTGAAAGTTAATCAGTTGTTTATTACCTTTGTGAGTTTTACCTGTTTGATTCCAGTGTCAATAAAAGGGTGCTTTCATTAtacaagaaaactgaaacatttcGGCATTGTcagaaaaggaatgaaaaggaaacatttattttaaaaaattgggtCAATGGCAAAAACATGTATATTAGGTCTTCTTTacaggaaaacaacaatatttacaaaaagCAATATGCCACACTTTCCTTCTTCTGTCCATCCTATCCATTTCTTTTCACCCCCTACCATTTATTTCAAGGTTTTCACAGTTTAGTTATTTACTTGCAACTTATCCAGAGGGACCTGAGTCAGAAGGTAAGGGTTCAATGTCCTGCTGACATTGAAAAGTGTGAAATTCAGTCACTCTCAGGTGTCGTCAAGGTCAACCGTGTTACTGTTGTCGTTGTCATTAGCAACCAGCACTTCTCTGTTCTCATAGGTCCAGAAGCCATTGAGGTCAATGAGGATGCTGCTGACGGTATCACCCTGGCAACTGTTTACCAAATCCTGAAGGGTGATTTTATAGGGGTCTTTAGGCTTCACCATGTCAAAGATCTCATCCTGAGGAGAGCGGGAGATCACAatgttcactttcttttttcttaaccCCAAAACATGTCTCAGTTTGGCTTAACAGATGGTCAAAAGCCTGTTAATACACAGTACAGCTAGCTTGAACTTTTTGCCAAGACAGTGAACATCTCTGATTGAAAATAAGTTGAAAGTAACATTCACATCGTTTGTGTACAAGTGTACAATCTACCTTGACATCCTGGAAGGACACAGGCTCCTGACCGTGCAGCTTCATCTGCTCCTGAATGGCCTGaagtacaaaacacacaaacgtgatgaaacactgacacaacacAGATAATataaatttgtgtgtgagtgttctTGTAACAAGGATAGATGGGTACCCATAGCAGTGCAAACATGTTCTGTTTGAATGTATACCTTGATTGTAAacccattattttttttatttttcctttaatttatgtCATTTCCCTGCAGGGAACAATAAGGTTTTTCTGATTCCAATTCCGATTAGGGTGTTTGTGTGAGGAGTGTGCAGCTGATACCCTGAAGAAGTAGTTGAGAGAGAAGACATTGAGGTATCCCCGATTCTCCATATCcagaagtttaaaaatatactgtaacgCTGCTGGCTCCTTCCTGTTTTCCAAGGCCAATACAAAGTCTAGATAGGTCTTATAGTCCtgagataaaagaagaaaaggacagaaacctaattatgtacagtatatatccAACTTAGACCCAGCAACAGACGTCTAGAAATCTATCACCTAAAATTAAGCAAGGAAAGGAGATATAGAGCAATACCCTATGATTTTCAGCATTAAAaaatttcattaaatgtgtgtgtcagctgcccAGAGAGGACACACTCTCTTCACTCAATGAGCAGCTGAAGATTAACTTTATAAGGTTGTTTGAGTTGAACATTAACATACAGACAGGTAAGCAAATGTAAGAAAACCCTGAATAAATGAGAGGATAAACAACACAGGTTACAGGGGTCCCTGTGTGGTTTTGACGgtgaatataaaaatgataatgaatcATGTGCTATGTGCctacagtcaccagatctcaatccaGTTGaactatgggagattttggagcaATGTGTTCGACAGCGCTCTGCACTGCCTTCAGCAAAAGGCCAAATGGGAACATCTCAGAACCTTGGAGAATCAAGGCCAAGGAGCGCAGAAGATgttcacactttgttttttttcctcttcatttgtcacccatctTTATGTTTACTACAGCTGCTAGTACTGCTGCTGATACTGTTATCGATTGTACCATTTCTCCATCATAGGTGAGGTACTCCTGAAACACTCTGTCCAGGAAGACTGAGGTTAGAGTGGCTGTGCCGTAGCGTGAAAGTTCCTCTTTGCTCAGCATGCCGTTGTGGTCCTTATCCAGGTTGAGGTACTGGCCTTTAGAGAGAGACATGAAAATCAAGAAATGACAAAGACAAGGCAGGCAGTATTCTCTGAGTGCTGCTGGTGATTGatcacacagtcaaacacacgTACAAACCATTTTTTGTTATGGCTCCAGAATCAGTTCATGTATATGGCAACAACTACATAGCAAAAGATTTTTGTCTTCCGGAtttgatttaatgatttatgatttcataatttttttatcGCACTTGGATACACACCACTTCCACCAAAGTTTAATCAACTGATCCTTGGGCCAAGGGCCtaatataatatacaatttATTTAACACAGGTAATAGTGTGTTTTGAGGTACTGAAGAATCTTCAGTATTGTATAAAATTTTGCTGTCCTGCAGCACTGAAGATGAATTGCACTGCGAGGCCCCCAGCTGCCTTCATTCACCTGAGGATCACTTAATACCAGGACCATCTGATTTGAGTCTGGCACCCCAAACAATTTACACACAGACGTTTTCTCACCATAGACCCGGAGAGCCGACGGGGCTGAGAACCAGTTGGACTCCTGACTCTCCTTAGATAACTCCTCATCTCTCAACTAGGAGCACAGtaggagagggaaaaagagagtgtgagagGTAAGGCCACAATTTTGGGAGTATTGCTTAACAACGAATGACCCATGCAATCCTAAACCGTTTGTCGGAGAACCAGAAAAAAACTCCATTAATCCTTTAATACAACTACAAAACATCATTCAGGTGGACTGTTACAATTACAGGATATCCCGATattttcccctttaaaaaatCTTGACTTTGGCACTTTTAACTACCCGTCGGTACTGTAGACACTTAATAAACTAAACAAAGTATGAATGTAGACAGGAGGggttgtgaaaaaaatggatgtggacttaaataaaattaagaaatgtgagtgatttaaaaaaaacaaaaaaacaaaaaaaaaaaaaaaaacattctacCTCCAACAAATCGTCCAGAAAACTGCAAGCCAATATATCCTGGATTTTAAtctttcctgaaaaaaaaaaaaaatccagaaagaCATACATCTTCagtaaaagaaatgttgttGCTGACTTTTACTGTAAAGTCTCCTCCTGTTACATATAGCGGTGTTGCATCCTTCTGAAAATGCATTAGATGCTCATAACCATTTCTTATTTGTTGAATCAATTTCAAAATGTGTGGTTGTTGTGGTTACTTGTTATCTCTGTTCTGTATTTCTTGGCTATTTCTTACAATCTGATGCTACAACAGCCCAAAGTCCCTACAGGGGTCATTGAAGCTTCTGATCTAATGAAACAAGTTTTAGCTGCATATCCTGCATGTCCTTATACATAGGATGACAATCCAAGACGTCACTATGCTTCAGCACGTGTTCCTGCAAATTTTACTGCTGAGGTTCACAGTGGGGTTCAGTCTTACCGGTTCGGAGTGGGTcgaggaagaaaaagaacttGCGAACAGCAGTGCAGACGTAGAAAGAGTAgaaggacttctccagtccgtCCAGCTGAGGCAGAGTGGGGATGAGCTCCAGGATGTAGTTCTCCAGATCCTGCAGAGAATGAAGAGTGTCATCTTTCCTTGCAGTTTAAATTTAAGTACAACTGCATACCATAATTCTGCCACTAGCTGCTACTGACTTTATGCAGTTAAAACTTTGTAAATCACTTGAACTGTAATTTGTGGCTTCTGATTGAAATGCTTACCGACTCTCTGAGGTAGCCCTGTCCTGCCACATCATACAAACTCAGACCTATCCGGGTCTGATGCAGCCACACtagatgcagagagagaacgGACATGAGCAACAGTCAGTGACAAAATATTCACCAGTACACATAAATCCATGTAAGTAAAAAGGACCTGGGAGATGTTTTTATCCAACTACTCAACAAATGCCACACTTCATAATCCTTGCAGATTTTACCTAGATGGCTAAGCATGTGAAAACAGACAATGTAGAAcaagaaatcaaaatgaagatCCAGACCTTTTCTCATGACATAGTTAAAGAACTGCATAATGGAGATTCGGCCGTACGGGTCGTTGTGGAGCAGCTTGGCGTACACTCGGGCTGTGAAGAAGCGTCtgagggaaaggagagaaggggagaagagCTGTTACTTTTCATTATGTTACTATCCTCGATGTGAAAGCCAGATTTCCTGTTTACATCTGCTATTAACATCTTCTCTCCCTAGGTACAGAATTATCTCAGCTGGACATAATTTGTCTATGCTATACACATCCAAGTCAGGTTTCGCTTTCCCTtgccacaataaaaacattacttCCTTAAACCCTTCAAAACTGACAGCGGATGACATTAATCACCTTCTTAATGTGTGTCCAATTCCTGGTTTAAAAGTTAATTTGTATTGCCACAGAGCGCATACGTAACTTGGGTTGTTGAATGTGGCATAAAATATGTCTCTGACAACCTCCCGAGGCAGTTTGTGGCATCACATTTTCAATACAATTaggattttatgtgtttttgccTGATCTGAATAAACAGGTATCACAACAGCAAATACACTTTAATGCCAAGGGGATATAAAgtcacagtgacagaaacaaCTTTGATAGCGCATGGATCCTTGCTCTATTAAAGAAAACAGGTATGGGAGGTTTTACTCCAACTGTATTGTTGCCAATAAACCTTTACTTCCTGTTACTTACTTGCACTTGGGCCCAGCCCTCTCCCCCACCTGCAGGTAGGCTTCATAGCTGATCATGGCTTCCTCTCCACTCACTGGAGGCACCTGGTGCTTATCAAGCAGGAACCACAGATTCTACAGAAAGACAaatagaaagacaaaaagacaacaaagtaGATACCAAATCACAAACATATAGTGCCGTTATTCATGAGGAAGTAAGTCCTTATATTGTGTCGGACTacttttaagtgtgtgtgttttacctgcaGCTCCTCATTATCCAGCAgttctctgctcttcctctggAGGAAGACGGCTCTGGATTCTTCTCTCAGCTTCTGAAGTAATACTTCATCCTCTGCCGGGAGCTGcagaacatcatcatcatcatcatcatcatcatcatggccTGTGTTATTTTCACTTCTGCACATCTTCATCATTACACACCAAAGGTGCATCATGGCTCCTTGGTCTCTGCTggaaactacacacacacactcagtaatATATTATCAACATTAATTGTAAAGTAAAGCAGTAATATTGAAACCATTGTTTCAATATTACTGCTTTACTCTACTATAATGTAAGAACATTATCATCACTTATAATCATCACACCGTCAAACAACTGACTTGCAGAATAAAACTGACAGCATTTCACTGGTTTGTTTTGATCTGGTgtcatgtattaaaaaaatgtaaagtgctCTGCTATACAGTAGCTTGTCTACATTGACCTTGTAGTTGAATTATTTGGGAACAAAATCTATGTGACTCTATATCTTGATCCTCGAATTCTcatctttttcttaaaatggaaaacagacatTCATTTACTGTTGCAAATTTAGTGATAGATTTAGTGATGGCACAGAGTTTAGTCTTCCATCTTGTACCATAAAACGATCCAAATTACATGAATGACAGCAATTTCCACTGGGTTTACAAATGTCATGTATTTAAATAATACCCTGTAGTAGAATCGTGGGATGTTCTTGTAGGACTTGTCTTTGTCGTTTTCTCCCTTCCACTCTGTGTAGTATTTGGTGAACAGCTCCGtttcttctgctttcttttcctcctcgCTTCTCTCATCTGTACAGTAGCAAGAACATCTTGATTTAGGAAGTGACTTCAGATCGATTTATCCAATCCAGAATAAattagctagctaacgttagccagaGTTCTTACCTTTTTTGGAGCTTGCTATCCTCCTTTTCAAAATATCCGACCAGTGAGGCTGTTGTTCTTTCGCCATACCTGTTCTGAAGTTAATCTAATATTTCATCAGTTAAACCTTTCTAACCCAAAAGTCGAAAAAACAGCGTGAGGTTGACCTGTGTACAAAAGTAACTACACTACTCCAACATCAAGGTGCTGACTGAACAAGAATATGGCTTCCGGCAagaattcaaaataaaggcCTAATCCCATAAAACGAACACTTAAGCGACAACGTAAATATCGTAGGTAATAACAGTTGCTATCaactcgaaaaaaaaaaattcatcaatGCAATCATTAATTAAAGGAAGTAAATTCAGAAAATTCTCTAGGACGcacaaaagaaaagttaaacTAACACAGAGTACACACAGCACATTATGTACACAGCTGCACATAAGTAGTAGCTACTTATGTGCAGCTGTTTAGGAAACTCATATGAAATCgacatttttccaaaatattctTCAAATATTTCCCATTTCTTCAGTGTCAAGCTGGTTTCAAGTGACATATATTTTTGCCCCTTTACTTTGTAACCAAATAGCTTTTTCGCGGTCCTTCTCTGGTTATCGTAAAAACTTGGCGCAGCTCACGAACGGAGCTGTCGAGCGTTGATGACGTCGAGGTGTGCGACGAATGTCATGCCTACAGTCGTGTTTACCCATGATGTGCCGTGGACAGAACGAAGCTGAGCTAGTTATTCACTTGAACATCGTAACTGTCTATAGAGTCAACGAGAGTGATAGTTGTCCTTAAGTAACGTCTGGTGTTTAGAAGCAGCAAGGATAGCTGGTTAGTCTCCCCTCCAGGTTGAACGATCATGTAACTAACAGCATGTGTCAGTTTTGTGGTGAGTTGGTTTGGGAAATAGGTGTTTCTACATTTTTTGGATGGCATGCAGGATAACATGAAAGTGAGTAAGaataaactattttaaattctaataaTCCCAGAGATTAAACTTCATAACATGGGCTCCAACTTGATATCTAGAGTCAAAATATGCCTGAAACCCCTAAAGCCTTTCTTACGTCAAGGAAGTTCAGCTTTCCTGACCATAAAGACTAATCTGTGTAAGTCATCACAGCTGCCTCCAGCAGCACGCTCTCTGTGCACCAGAGACAGTAACCCCAACTCAGCTGGCAGACAGGCAGTCAGGAGGAACAGTGGACAGACCGATGGACATGGTGGAGTAAAATATGGGACCATCAGACATAGACAAGGGGAATTGTGGGAAGATGCAGTGGATGGAGGAGGTAAGAGCTCCACCCTAAGGGAGAGGACGCCCTTCcccaaatctgtgttttctgctgggACGGCAAAGAGGACAGCAGAGATGCTGAAGAGGAAAGCAGCTCTGGCctctgaggatgaggaggaaccTGAAGGGAGGACATCTAGAAGACCAGGTGGGACATACTGGAACTGTCTACTTTATTAGGCATCTTTGACGCTGACGAAGGCGTTGTCTTTCTCTTATAGTCAGATCTTCTTGGTgcaaaatacaatatttccaaaaacagaTTTGCGCAGTAACAAGGCAGTTCAGATAACTGTGTACAAATAATTCCAGATTTTTAATAGTCAGACTTGCTCAATAGACACTCAGTTGACTTAAGTtttgtaaattatgtttttctaaTACCTTTAGACATCTGAATGAATCCATGAAAGTGAATGGGAATAATTGTTTCAGTCTTTAGCACTAAAGCATGAATGTTTCGCAGGAAAGGTGCAGCCTCCTGACCGGCCACTTTCTGCTGCGGAGTGGAGGAAGCTGAAGGAATCTCTGGGAAATCAGCAACGCTTTGACATCCAGATGATGTCTGCGCTGTTCACCTCTGGGGCAGAGCTGGGTATCGCCAAGTGAGAGGAGgacgtgtgtgtttttgcgtgtctgtgatttttgaaaatattgtgTGGATGTTCAAATGTCCTCACAGTACTTCAAACCTTTGCAGATTGTTTAGAA
Coding sequences within:
- the ppp2r3c gene encoding serine/threonine-protein phosphatase 2A regulatory subunit B'' subunit gamma, coding for MAKEQQPHWSDILKRRIASSKKDERSEEEKKAEETELFTKYYTEWKGENDKDKSYKNIPRFYYRLPAEDEVLLQKLREESRAVFLQRKSRELLDNEELQNLWFLLDKHQVPPVSGEEAMISYEAYLQVGERAGPKCKRFFTARVYAKLLHNDPYGRISIMQFFNYVMRKVWLHQTRIGLSLYDVAGQGYLRESDLENYILELIPTLPQLDGLEKSFYSFYVCTAVRKFFFFLDPLRTGKIKIQDILACSFLDDLLELRDEELSKESQESNWFSAPSALRVYGQYLNLDKDHNGMLSKEELSRYGTATLTSVFLDRVFQEYLTYDGEMDYKTYLDFVLALENRKEPAALQYIFKLLDMENRGYLNVFSLNYFFRAIQEQMKLHGQEPVSFQDVKDEIFDMVKPKDPYKITLQDLVNSCQGDTVSSILIDLNGFWTYENREVLVANDNDNSNTVDLDDT